From Triticum aestivum cultivar Chinese Spring chromosome 4A, IWGSC CS RefSeq v2.1, whole genome shotgun sequence, a single genomic window includes:
- the LOC123084005 gene encoding ABC transporter G family member 1-like: MGPSGCGKTTLLDTLAGRLGPGVTETGFILINGRREKLAFGTSAYVTQDNVLMPTMSVREAMYYSAQLQLPDTMSAAEKRAHADVVIQEMGLGDAMDTRIGGQTSKGISGGQRKRVTICIEMLTRPRLLFLDEPTSGLDSATSYHVMTHIARIAAREGMTVVAAMHQPSGDVFDLFHGLCLLAYGRTVFFGAASDATQFFAQNGFPCPHVRNPSDHFLRTVNKDFDEETVESSRARRKRAAEAIDILTHAYQSPAYSEKTMNRIAEMKGIGGAPFRKREQASFSTKLFVLTRRSFINMHRDIGYYWMRFGVYLGMGICIGTVFYQLGNTYSSIQSRCEVIMYMIILVTFMAVGGFPSFVEDVKVFRRERLSGHYGVAEFVISNTLSATPYLTVISLIPGAALYYLTGLTKGADRLAYFVINLCMCTFLVESMMMIIAVIVPDFLMGIIVGAGVQGLMMLNSGFYRLPKDLPKPVWKYPFYYISFHKYAVQGSYKNEFIGQTFPGDQFIEKNVTISGLQVLQEKLQVEMGYSKWVDIAILCGMIVVYRVVFFAIVKIAEKARAKQRGMRCKW, from the exons ATGGGGCCGTCCGGCTGCGGCAAGACCACGCTTCTTGATACTCTCGCAG GACGGCTAGGGCCTGGAGTTACTGAAACCGGGTTCATTTTGATTAATGGACGCCGGGAGAAACTTGCCTTTGGAACCTCG GCTTATGTGACCCAAGACAACGTGTTGATGCCGACGATGTCGGTGCGCGAGGCCATGTACTACTCGGCGCAGCTGCAGTTGCCGGACACGATGTCGGCGGCGGAGAAGCGCGCGCATGCGGACGTTGTAATTCAGGAGATGGGGCTCGGCGACGCCATGGACACACGCATCGGCGGGCAGACGAGCAAGGGCATCAGCGGCGGGCAGCGGAAGCGGGTGACCATCTGCATTGAGATGCTCACAAGGCCACGGCTGCTCTTCCTAGACGAGCCCACCAGCGGGCTTGACAGTGCCACCTCCTACCACGTCATGACCCACATTGCCAGGATCGCTGCCAGGGAGGGCATGACCGTCGTCGCCGCCATGCACCAGCCCAGCGGCGACGTCTTTGACCTCTTCCACGGCCTCTGCCTGCTTGCCTACGGCAGGACGGTCTTCTTCGGAGCAGCATCCGATGCCACCCAG TTCTTTGCTCAAAATGGGTTCCCATGTCCACACGTGAGGAACCCATCTGACCACTTCCTGAGAACAGTGAACAAAGATTTTGACGAG GAAACTGTTGAAAGCTCCAGAGCTAGGAGAAAAAGGGCAGCTGAAGCAATAGACATTCTGACACATGCTTATCAGTCCCCCGCTTATTCAGAAAAAACAATGAACCGGATAGCTGAGATGAAAGGGATA GGTGGAGCTCCATTTCGAAAGAGGGAACAAGCCAGCTTCTCAACAAAGCTCTTTGTACTCACCAGAAGGTCATTTATAAATATGCACAGAGACATAGGATACTATTGGATGCGTTTTGGTGTTTACCTAGGCATGGGCATTTGTATTGGTACTGTATTCTACCAACTTGGAAACACTTACAGTTCTATCCAG TCTAGATGTGAAGTAATAATGTATATGATCATACTTGTTACATTCATGGCTGTTGGAGGATTCCCTTCTTTTGTAGAGGACGTAAAG GTATTCAGAAGAGAGAGGCTGAGCGGCCATTACGGTGTGGCAGAGTTTGTGATCTCAAATACATTGTCAGCCACTCCATACCTGACCGTCATCTCCTTGATCCCGGGTGCAGCATTGTACTACCTTACGGGTTTAACCAAAGGGGCTGACCGCCTTGCCTACTTTGTCATCAACCTATGCATGTGCACGTTCCTGGTCGAGAGCATGATGATGATCATCGCTGTTATCGTCCCAGACTTCCTGATGGGAATAATAGTCGGGGCTGGAGTGCAAGGGCTGATGATGCTCAATAGTGGCTTCTACCGCCTTCCCAAGGATCTCCCAAAACCGGTGTGGAAGTACCCTTTCTACTACATCTCCTTCCACAAGTATGCAGTGCAGGGATCCTACAAAAACGAGTTCATTGGGCAGACTTTCCCGGGCGACCAGTTTATTGAGAAAAATGTCACCATCAGTGGCCTTCAGGTGCTGCAGGAGAAGCTGCAGGTGGAGATGGGGTACTCCAAATGGGTCGATATTGCTATCCTTTGTGGAATGATAGTGGTGTACAGGGTGGTGTTCTTTGCTATTGTCAAGATCGCGGAGAAAGCCAGGGCAAAACAAAGGGGAATGAGATGCAAATGGTGA